Proteins encoded in a region of the Orenia metallireducens genome:
- a CDS encoding YggT family protein has product MFLIYLIDRFFQFYYYLVIARVVLSWVQPPTHHQTMRKIIAFIYQATEPVLGPIQEMMPSLGGIDFSPIIVLMALQIVRNGAIQLLLYLF; this is encoded by the coding sequence ATGTTTTTAATTTATTTGATTGATAGATTTTTTCAATTTTATTATTATTTAGTTATAGCTAGAGTTGTATTGTCTTGGGTTCAACCACCGACCCATCACCAGACTATGAGAAAGATTATAGCTTTTATTTATCAAGCTACAGAACCTGTTTTAGGTCCAATTCAAGAGATGATGCCAAGCTTAGGTGGAATTGATTTTTCACCAATTATAGTCTTAATGGCTTTACAGATTGTGCGAAATGGAGCAATTCAATTGTTACTTTATTTATTTTAA